One Citrobacter amalonaticus genomic window carries:
- the metF gene encoding methylenetetrahydrofolate reductase, with the protein MSFFHANQREALNQSLAEVQGQINVSFEFFPPRTSEMEQTLWNSIDRLSSLKPKFVSVTYGANSGERDRTHSIIKGIKDRTGLEAAPHLTCIDATRDELRTIAQDYWNNGIRHIVALRGDLPAGSGKPDMYAADLVSLLKEVADFDISVAAYPEVHPEAKSAQADLLNLKRKVDAGANRAITQFFFDVESYLRFRDRCVSAGIDVEIIPGILPVSNFKQAKKFADMTNVRIPAWMSQMFNGLDDDAETRKLVGANIAMDMVKILSREGVKDFHFYTLNRAEMSYAICHTLGVRPGV; encoded by the coding sequence ATGAGCTTTTTTCACGCCAACCAGCGGGAAGCCCTGAATCAGAGCCTGGCGGAAGTCCAGGGTCAGATTAACGTTTCGTTCGAGTTTTTCCCGCCGCGCACCAGTGAAATGGAGCAAACCCTGTGGAATTCCATCGATCGCCTGAGCAGCCTGAAGCCGAAGTTTGTTTCGGTAACCTACGGCGCCAACTCTGGCGAACGCGACCGCACGCACAGCATCATCAAAGGGATTAAAGATCGCACCGGTCTGGAAGCCGCACCGCATCTGACCTGTATTGATGCGACCCGCGATGAACTGCGCACTATTGCACAGGACTACTGGAACAACGGAATCCGCCACATCGTTGCGCTGCGCGGCGATCTGCCGGCAGGCAGCGGCAAGCCGGATATGTATGCTGCCGACCTGGTGAGCCTGCTGAAAGAGGTGGCCGACTTTGATATCTCCGTCGCCGCTTACCCGGAAGTGCATCCGGAAGCGAAAAGCGCGCAGGCGGATCTGCTCAACCTGAAACGCAAAGTGGATGCCGGGGCTAACCGCGCCATCACCCAATTTTTCTTTGACGTCGAAAGCTACCTGCGTTTTCGCGACCGCTGCGTCTCTGCGGGTATTGACGTGGAAATCATTCCTGGCATTCTGCCGGTCTCGAACTTTAAGCAGGCGAAGAAGTTTGCCGATATGACCAATGTGCGCATTCCGGCGTGGATGTCACAAATGTTTAACGGCCTCGATGACGATGCGGAAACTCGCAAGCTGGTGGGGGCAAATATCGCCATGGATATGGTGAAAATTTTAAGTCGGGAAGGGGTAAAAGATTTTCATTTCTATACACTTAACCGCGCTGAAATGAGCTACGCGATTTGCCACACCCTGGGTGTCAGACCCGGCGTCTAA
- a CDS encoding LysR family transcriptional regulator: protein MTTPPLHSLDIRLLRYFTVVAEENNMSRAALRLFMSQPPLSRHIRQLEERLGVTLFVRHTKGLTLTNEGLRVLEIVRPLLEQQDKTYAALSQLAPDGVQLLRLGLTTAFEQGVFAALETQLNTRVDTLRLVRQGSPDLVRQVRRGKLDAAVVALPLETTGLAITPLDWREPLIAALPAIWPESGSDALSLKALNLRPLFWFSRERNPAFFDATRARFQRVGYAPACLEEPLEHDVLLARIAHGDGLSLFPASFAAIQRQGVVFRPLSDGELSVQAGLAMLPENAARLQWLKSVMLSAGIAD, encoded by the coding sequence ATGACAACACCGCCTCTGCACTCTCTGGATATTCGCCTGCTGCGTTACTTTACCGTGGTGGCGGAAGAGAACAACATGAGCCGGGCAGCCCTGCGACTGTTTATGTCGCAACCGCCGCTCAGCCGCCATATACGCCAGCTTGAAGAACGTCTGGGGGTGACGCTGTTTGTCCGTCATACCAAAGGGTTGACGCTGACAAATGAGGGGCTGCGCGTGCTGGAGATCGTGCGTCCGCTGCTGGAACAGCAGGATAAAACCTATGCGGCCCTGAGTCAGCTTGCGCCAGACGGCGTGCAGTTGTTGCGCCTGGGGCTGACGACGGCATTTGAGCAGGGCGTTTTCGCCGCGCTGGAAACGCAACTGAATACCCGGGTCGACACCCTGCGTCTTGTGCGCCAGGGCTCGCCCGATCTCGTACGTCAGGTGCGACGCGGAAAACTGGATGCTGCCGTGGTGGCGCTGCCGCTGGAGACCACCGGACTGGCTATCACGCCGCTCGACTGGCGCGAGCCGCTCATCGCTGCGTTGCCTGCCATCTGGCCAGAGTCTGGCAGTGACGCCCTCTCCCTGAAGGCACTTAATCTCCGACCGCTGTTCTGGTTCAGCCGGGAACGAAATCCGGCCTTCTTTGACGCTACGCGGGCGCGCTTTCAGCGCGTGGGTTACGCTCCTGCTTGTCTTGAAGAACCGCTGGAGCATGACGTTCTGCTGGCGCGAATTGCCCATGGCGATGGTCTGAGCTTATTTCCTGCTTCCTTTGCTGCTATTCAGCGTCAGGGCGTGGTTTTTCGTCCACTGAGTGACGGCGAGCTCAGTGTTCAGGCGGGGCTGGCGATGCTGCCGGAGAACGCTGCGCGCTTACAATGGCTGAAAAGCGTGATGCTATCCGCCGGCATCGCCGACTAA
- a CDS encoding carboxymuconolactone decarboxylase family protein, translating into MHSERFITGQNLLQQVDGKGGDAVVESLKDIAPDFARYLIEFPFGDIYSRPGLDLRSREIATVAALTALGNATPQLKVHIAAALHVGLTQEEIIEVMMQMAVYAGFPAALNGLFAAKEVFAGR; encoded by the coding sequence ATGCATTCAGAACGATTTATCACCGGTCAAAACCTGCTACAGCAGGTTGATGGCAAAGGCGGCGATGCCGTCGTCGAGAGCCTGAAGGACATTGCGCCCGACTTCGCTCGCTATCTGATTGAGTTTCCTTTTGGCGACATTTATTCCCGGCCTGGGCTGGATTTACGTAGTCGGGAAATCGCCACCGTTGCGGCCTTAACCGCACTGGGCAACGCCACGCCGCAGTTGAAGGTTCACATCGCTGCCGCGCTGCATGTTGGATTAACGCAGGAGGAGATTATCGAGGTCATGATGCAGATGGCGGTGTATGCCGGTTTCCCGGCGGCGCTGAACGGTCTGTTCGCCGCAAAAGAGGTGTTTGCCGGGCGGTAA
- the metL gene encoding bifunctional aspartate kinase/homoserine dehydrogenase II: protein MSVIAQAGAKGRQLHKFGGSSLADVKCYLRVAGIMAEYSQPDDMMVVSAAGSTTNQLISWLKLSQTDRLSAHQVQQTLRRYQCELISGLLPADVAEALTSLFISDLERLANLLDSGVNDAVYAEVVGHGEVWSARLMSAVLNQQGMESAWLDAREFLRAERAAQPQVDEGLSYPLLQQLLIQHPQKRLVVTGFISRSNAGDTVLLGRNGSDYSATQIGALAGVSRVTIWSDVAGVYSADPRKVKDACLLPLLRLDEASELARLAAPVLHARTLQPVSGSDIDLQLRCSYTPDQGSTRIERVLASGTGARIVTSHDDVCLIEFQVPASQDFKQAHKDIDQVLKRAQVRPLAVGVHTDRHLLQFCYTSEVADSALRILDEAGLPGELRLRQGLALVAMVGAGVTRNPLHCHRFWQQLKGQPVEFTWQSEEGISLVAVLRTGPTESLIQGLHQSIFRAEKRIGLVLFGKGNIGSRWLELFAREQSTLSARTGFEFVLAGVVDSRRSLLNYEGLDASRALAFFNDEAIEQDEESLFLWMRAHPYDDLVVLDVTASEQLADQYLDFASHGFHVISANKLAGASTSNKYRQIHDAFDKTGRHWLYNATVGAGLPINHTVRDLIDSGDTILSISGIFSGTLSWLFLQFDGSVPFTDLVDQAWQQGLTEPDPRVDLSGKDVMRKLVILAREAGYDIEPDQVRVESLVPAHCEEGSIDHFFENGDELNDQMVQRLEAAREMGLVLRYVARFDANGKARVGVEAVRPEHPLAALLPCDNVFAIESRWYRDNPLVIRGPGAGRDVTAGAIQSDINRLAQLL, encoded by the coding sequence ATGAGTGTGATTGCGCAGGCAGGGGCGAAGGGTCGTCAACTGCACAAATTTGGTGGTAGTAGTCTGGCTGACGTGAAGTGTTATCTGCGCGTCGCGGGCATCATGGCGGAATACTCACAGCCTGACGACATGATGGTGGTTTCCGCTGCGGGCAGTACGACCAACCAACTGATCAGTTGGCTGAAATTAAGTCAGACCGATCGCCTCTCTGCGCATCAGGTACAACAGACCCTGCGTCGCTATCAGTGTGAACTGATTAGCGGCCTGCTTCCCGCCGACGTGGCGGAGGCATTAACCAGCCTGTTTATCAGCGATCTGGAACGTCTGGCAAATCTGCTGGACAGCGGTGTGAATGACGCCGTTTATGCGGAGGTTGTGGGTCACGGCGAAGTGTGGTCGGCGCGACTGATGTCCGCGGTGCTCAATCAGCAGGGCATGGAGTCGGCCTGGCTGGATGCGCGTGAGTTCTTACGCGCCGAGCGCGCTGCGCAGCCGCAGGTGGATGAAGGGCTTTCTTACCCGTTATTGCAGCAACTGCTGATCCAGCATCCGCAGAAACGTCTGGTCGTCACCGGCTTTATCAGCCGCAGTAATGCGGGCGATACGGTGCTGCTGGGCCGTAATGGTTCTGACTATTCCGCCACGCAGATTGGCGCGCTGGCGGGCGTTTCCCGCGTCACCATCTGGAGCGACGTGGCCGGGGTGTACAGCGCTGACCCGCGTAAAGTCAAAGATGCCTGCCTGCTGCCGTTGTTGCGCCTGGATGAAGCCAGCGAGCTGGCGCGTCTGGCGGCGCCGGTTCTGCACGCCCGCACGCTGCAGCCGGTTTCCGGTAGCGATATCGATCTCCAGTTGCGTTGTAGCTACACGCCGGATCAAGGCTCCACGCGCATTGAGCGCGTGCTGGCTTCCGGGACCGGCGCGCGTATTGTGACCAGCCATGATGACGTCTGTCTGATTGAATTCCAGGTGCCTGCCAGCCAGGACTTTAAGCAAGCGCATAAAGATATCGATCAGGTCCTCAAGCGTGCGCAGGTGCGTCCGCTGGCCGTTGGCGTCCATACCGATCGTCATCTGCTGCAGTTCTGCTACACCTCGGAAGTGGCCGACAGCGCCCTGCGAATCCTCGATGAAGCCGGCCTGCCGGGTGAACTGCGTTTACGTCAGGGGCTGGCGCTGGTAGCGATGGTAGGTGCGGGTGTCACCCGTAACCCGCTGCACTGTCATCGTTTCTGGCAGCAGTTGAAAGGACAGCCAGTGGAGTTTACCTGGCAGTCGGAAGAGGGTATCAGCCTGGTGGCCGTGCTGCGTACCGGCCCGACGGAGAGTCTGATTCAGGGTCTTCACCAGTCCATTTTCCGCGCTGAAAAACGCATCGGCCTGGTGCTTTTCGGCAAGGGCAACATCGGCTCCCGCTGGCTTGAGCTGTTTGCCCGCGAGCAGAGCACGCTCTCGGCGCGTACGGGTTTTGAATTTGTGCTGGCAGGGGTGGTGGATAGCCGTCGCAGCCTGCTGAACTATGAAGGGCTGGACGCCAGTCGGGCGCTGGCGTTCTTCAATGATGAAGCCATTGAACAGGATGAAGAGTCGCTGTTCCTGTGGATGCGCGCGCACCCGTATGACGATCTGGTGGTGCTGGATGTGACCGCTAGCGAACAGCTGGCGGATCAGTATCTCGACTTTGCCAGCCACGGTTTTCACGTTATCAGCGCCAACAAACTGGCCGGGGCGAGCACCAGCAATAAGTATCGCCAGATCCACGACGCGTTTGATAAGACCGGGCGTCACTGGCTGTACAACGCTACCGTGGGCGCAGGATTGCCGATCAACCACACCGTGCGCGATCTGATTGACAGCGGCGACACTATCCTGTCGATCAGCGGGATCTTCTCCGGCACGCTGTCCTGGCTGTTCCTGCAGTTTGATGGCTCTGTGCCGTTTACCGATCTGGTGGATCAGGCCTGGCAACAGGGGCTGACGGAGCCGGATCCGCGCGTTGACCTGTCGGGTAAAGATGTGATGCGCAAGCTGGTGATTCTGGCACGTGAAGCAGGCTACGACATCGAGCCGGATCAGGTCCGCGTTGAGTCGCTGGTTCCCGCGCATTGTGAAGAAGGCTCAATCGACCACTTCTTTGAGAATGGCGATGAACTGAACGATCAGATGGTGCAGCGTCTGGAAGCAGCCCGCGAAATGGGGCTGGTCCTGCGCTATGTGGCGCGTTTCGACGCCAACGGCAAAGCGCGTGTCGGTGTGGAAGCCGTTCGTCCAGAGCATCCGTTGGCAGCGCTGCTGCCGTGCGATAACGTCTTCGCTATTGAAAGCCGCTGGTATCGCGATAACCCGTTGGTGATCCGCGGACCCGGTGCCGGGCGTGACGTCACCGCCGGGGCGATTCAGTCGGATATTAACCGTCTGGCGCAACTGCTGTAG
- the metB gene encoding cystathionine gamma-synthase produces the protein MTRKQATIAVRSGLNDDEQYGCVVPPIHLSSTYNFTGFNEPRAHDYSRRGNPTRDVVQRALAELEGGAGAVLTNTGMSAIHLVTTVFLKPGDLLVAPHDCYGGSYRLFDSLAKRGCYRVRFVDQGDEQALQAALAEKPKLVLVESPSNPLLRVVDIAKICQLAREAGAISVVDNTFLSPALQNPLALGADLVLHSCTKYLNGHSDVVAGVVIAKDPEIVTELAWWANNIGVTGSAFDSYLLLRGLRTLSPRMEVAQRNAQAIVDYLQTQPLVKKLYHPSLPENQGHDIAARQQKGFGAMLSFELDGDEQTLRRFLSGLSLFTLAESLGGVESLISHAATMTHAGMAPEARAAAGISETLLRISTGIEDGEDLIADLENGFRAANKG, from the coding sequence ATGACGCGTAAACAGGCCACCATCGCAGTGCGTAGCGGGTTAAATGACGACGAACAGTACGGTTGCGTCGTTCCGCCGATTCACCTTTCCAGCACCTATAATTTTACCGGTTTTAATGAGCCTCGTGCTCATGACTACTCCCGTCGCGGCAACCCTACGCGCGATGTGGTTCAGCGTGCGCTGGCCGAACTGGAAGGCGGTGCGGGTGCGGTGCTGACCAATACCGGTATGTCGGCGATTCATCTGGTGACGACCGTGTTCCTGAAGCCTGGCGATCTGCTGGTGGCGCCGCATGACTGCTACGGCGGCAGCTACCGCCTGTTTGACAGTCTGGCGAAGCGCGGATGCTATCGCGTGCGCTTTGTCGATCAGGGAGATGAGCAGGCGTTACAGGCCGCGCTGGCCGAAAAACCTAAACTGGTGCTGGTTGAAAGTCCGAGTAATCCGCTGTTACGCGTGGTGGATATTGCGAAAATCTGCCAACTGGCGCGTGAAGCCGGAGCCATCAGCGTCGTTGACAACACTTTTTTAAGCCCGGCGCTGCAAAATCCGCTGGCATTGGGCGCCGATCTGGTGTTGCATTCATGCACGAAATATCTGAATGGTCACTCTGACGTCGTGGCGGGCGTGGTGATAGCCAAAGATCCGGAAATCGTCACCGAACTGGCATGGTGGGCGAATAATATCGGCGTGACCGGCAGCGCATTTGACAGCTACCTGCTGCTGCGCGGGCTGCGTACGCTGTCGCCGCGCATGGAAGTGGCGCAGCGTAATGCACAGGCAATCGTCGATTATCTGCAAACCCAGCCGCTGGTGAAAAAGCTGTATCACCCGTCGCTGCCGGAAAATCAGGGGCATGACATTGCGGCGCGTCAGCAGAAGGGTTTTGGCGCAATGTTGAGTTTTGAACTGGATGGCGATGAGCAGACGCTACGTCGTTTCCTGAGCGGTCTGTCGTTGTTTACGCTGGCGGAATCCTTAGGGGGAGTGGAAAGCTTAATCTCTCACGCCGCAACGATGACGCATGCCGGCATGGCGCCAGAAGCGCGTGCTGCCGCCGGGATCTCCGAGACGCTGCTGCGTATCTCCACCGGTATTGAAGATGGCGAAGATTTAATTGCCGACCTGGAAAATGGCTTCCGGGCTGCAAACAAGGGGTAA
- the metJ gene encoding met regulon transcriptional regulator MetJ, with protein MAEWSGEYISPYAEHGKKSEQVKKITVSIPLKVLKILTDERTRRQVNNLRHATNSELLCEAFLHAFTGQPLPNDADLRKERSDEIPEAAKEIMRELGIDPETWEY; from the coding sequence ATGGCTGAATGGAGCGGCGAATATATCAGCCCATACGCTGAGCACGGTAAGAAGAGTGAACAAGTAAAGAAAATTACGGTTTCCATTCCTCTGAAGGTGTTAAAAATCCTCACCGATGAACGCACGCGTCGTCAGGTGAACAACCTGCGTCACGCCACCAACAGCGAGCTGCTGTGTGAAGCGTTTCTGCATGCTTTTACCGGACAACCCCTGCCAAACGATGCAGACCTGCGCAAAGAGCGCAGCGATGAAATCCCGGAAGCGGCAAAAGAGATCATGCGTGAACTGGGTATCGACCCGGAGACGTGGGAATATTGA
- a CDS encoding MFS transporter, producing MNKRKIGLVNYLAYGSGDCLGAGTTALTAAWLLYFYTTFCGLTPIEATFIFAMARILDAVVSPLMGYLTDSFGNTWLGKRFGRRKFFILLGIPCVFSYSLMWMGGMSYWYYLVTYLLFDVVYTMILVPYETLVPEMTDDFRQKTKFSGARIAMAQLSAILAAFLPGILLNHFGKDNAISFFYASLVFAIMCAVVLTLVWCFTWERERSAEELAAQAKKLTLGQSLHRLVIELSSTFRIRIFRLHLGMYLGGYIAQDVFNAVFTYYVVFVLMQSPTLASNLMGTMAILQFIAVMAMIPLCIRFGPAPSYRVVVVLFGLGALSYSALYYSGMSDNSALLLLISAVAGLGRGGINYIPWNIYTYIADVDEVITGQRREGIFAGIMTLTRKASQAGAVMLVGIVMQYSGFVSGQATQVPGVSHTIMLILSFGTVAVLCLGFLVSLRFRLNLKTHKILREETLKMRQAGGITPDAITPQARQTVEMLAGMPYEQLWGNNTIGYVNRQKTQRHQPA from the coding sequence ATGAATAAGCGAAAAATAGGTCTTGTGAATTACCTTGCCTATGGCTCAGGTGATTGTCTTGGCGCAGGGACAACCGCGCTGACTGCGGCATGGTTATTATATTTTTACACCACCTTTTGCGGATTAACGCCAATAGAAGCGACGTTTATTTTTGCGATGGCCAGAATTCTGGATGCGGTGGTCAGTCCGTTGATGGGGTATCTGACGGATAGTTTTGGCAATACGTGGTTGGGAAAACGATTTGGTCGGCGGAAGTTCTTTATTTTACTGGGTATTCCCTGCGTTTTCTCCTATAGCCTGATGTGGATGGGGGGAATGAGCTACTGGTATTATCTGGTCACCTATCTGTTGTTCGACGTGGTCTACACCATGATTCTGGTACCTTATGAAACGCTGGTTCCGGAAATGACCGACGACTTCAGGCAGAAAACGAAGTTTTCCGGGGCGCGTATCGCGATGGCGCAATTGTCAGCGATCCTGGCGGCTTTTTTACCCGGCATTTTGCTGAACCATTTTGGTAAGGATAATGCCATCTCCTTCTTTTACGCCAGCCTGGTCTTCGCCATTATGTGTGCCGTAGTGCTGACTCTCGTCTGGTGCTTTACCTGGGAACGTGAACGTAGTGCGGAAGAGCTGGCGGCGCAGGCGAAAAAGCTCACTCTGGGACAGAGTCTGCACCGCCTGGTGATTGAGCTGAGCTCAACGTTTCGCATTCGTATTTTTCGTCTGCATCTCGGGATGTATCTCGGCGGCTATATTGCGCAGGACGTTTTCAACGCCGTGTTTACCTATTACGTGGTGTTCGTGCTGATGCAAAGCCCAACGCTGGCATCCAATCTCATGGGGACGATGGCGATCCTGCAGTTTATCGCCGTGATGGCGATGATCCCGCTGTGTATCCGTTTTGGCCCGGCGCCGTCGTACCGCGTGGTGGTTGTGCTATTTGGCCTGGGCGCGCTGTCATACTCCGCGCTGTACTATAGCGGGATGAGCGACAATTCAGCGCTGTTACTGCTGATTTCCGCAGTGGCCGGTCTGGGGCGTGGCGGCATTAACTATATCCCGTGGAACATTTATACCTACATTGCGGATGTGGATGAGGTCATCACCGGACAGCGTCGCGAGGGAATATTTGCGGGCATCATGACCCTGACTCGCAAAGCGTCTCAGGCTGGCGCCGTTATGTTGGTCGGCATTGTGATGCAGTATTCCGGTTTTGTCTCAGGGCAGGCCACTCAGGTGCCGGGCGTCAGCCATACCATCATGCTGATCCTGAGTTTCGGTACGGTGGCGGTGCTTTGCCTGGGATTCCTGGTTTCGCTGCGTTTTCGATTAAACCTGAAAACGCACAAGATACTGCGCGAAGAGACGCTAAAAATGCGTCAGGCCGGAGGGATTACCCCGGACGCGATCACACCTCAGGCGCGTCAGACCGTGGAGATGCTGGCTGGTATGCCGTACGAACAGCTGTGGGGAAACAATACGATTGGTTATGTAAATCGACAGAAGACGCAGCGCCATCAGCCTGCCTGA
- a CDS encoding oligogalacturonate-specific porin KdgM family protein: protein MKRRYALLLIPILSGAAHAGYVDYRHEYYDDGRNYDRVYMSHRFASGFGVAVEAISRSDDSDPKHPVNNMETNGNEYTASYQFTWQNLVWQPGLAIETDEGQAIYKPYLRVQYNINDSWWTAFRYRFEYTRRNSEGRDDRMVYRPEAWLGYNLHDWMFELNGIYKIADSEDLYNNKKEDYELNFRVAYKIGSWVPFAEVGNVSSGYNTATTDDRQTRYRIGIGYNF from the coding sequence ATGAAGCGTAGATATGCGTTATTACTTATTCCAATATTATCTGGAGCCGCTCATGCCGGCTATGTAGATTATCGTCATGAATATTATGACGACGGACGTAACTATGACCGTGTTTATATGTCCCATCGTTTTGCCAGTGGATTTGGCGTTGCGGTAGAGGCGATTTCGCGCTCCGATGATTCGGATCCAAAACATCCGGTTAATAACATGGAGACGAACGGTAACGAGTACACGGCCAGTTACCAGTTCACCTGGCAAAACCTTGTCTGGCAACCGGGACTGGCAATAGAAACAGATGAAGGCCAGGCCATCTATAAGCCGTATTTGCGCGTGCAATATAATATCAATGATAGTTGGTGGACGGCATTCCGTTATCGTTTTGAGTATACTCGTCGCAATTCAGAAGGCAGGGATGATCGAATGGTTTATCGCCCGGAAGCCTGGTTGGGCTATAACCTTCATGACTGGATGTTTGAACTGAACGGTATTTATAAAATCGCAGACAGTGAAGATTTATATAATAATAAAAAAGAAGACTATGAACTTAACTTTCGCGTAGCCTATAAAATAGGTTCCTGGGTTCCTTTTGCTGAAGTGGGTAACGTCTCTTCCGGCTATAATACGGCGACAACCGACGATCGTCAGACACGTTATCGTATTGGTATTGGTTATAATTTCTGA
- the rpmE gene encoding 50S ribosomal protein L31 — protein MKKDIHPKYEEITATCSCGNVMKIRSTVGHDLNLDVCGKCHPFYTGKQRDVATGGRVDRFNKRFNIPGSK, from the coding sequence ATGAAAAAAGATATTCACCCGAAATACGAAGAAATTACTGCTACCTGTTCTTGCGGTAACGTCATGAAAATCCGCTCTACCGTTGGTCACGATCTGAACCTGGACGTGTGCGGTAAATGCCACCCGTTCTACACTGGCAAACAGCGTGACGTTGCAACCGGTGGCCGTGTTGACCGCTTCAACAAGCGCTTCAACATCCCGGGCAGCAAATAA
- the priA gene encoding primosomal protein N', which translates to MPVAHVALPVPLPRTFDYLLPEGMNVKAGCRVRVPFGKQQERVGIVVSVSDKSELPLHELKAIVDVLDDEPLFSTSVWRLLIWAADYYHHPIGDVLFHALPILLRQGKPATNAPMWYWFATEEGQAVDLNSLKRSPKQQRALAALRQGKIWRDRVADLEFNDAALQALRKKGLCELASETPGFSDWRTNYAVCGERLRLNTEQATAVGAIHSASDSFSAWLLAGVTGSGKTEVYLSVLENVLAQGKQALVMVPEIGLTPQTIARFRERFNAPVEVLHSALNDSERLSAWLKAKNGEAAIVIGTRSSLFTPFKNLGVIVIDEEHDSSYKQQEGWRYHARDLAVWRAHSEHIPIILGSATPALETLCNVRQKKYRMLRLTRRAGNARPATQHVLDLKGQQVQAGLAPALIARMRQHLQADNQVILFLNRRGFAPALLCHDCGWIAECPRCDHYYTLHQAQHHLRCHHCDSQRPVPRQCPSCGSTHMVPVGLGTEQLEQALAPFFPGVPISRIDRDTTSRKGSLEQHLAEVHRGGARILIGTQMLAKGHHFPDVTLVALLDVDGALFSADFRSAERFAQLYTQVSGRAGRAGKQGEVVLQTHHPEHPLLQTLLHKGYDAFAEQALAERQTMQLPPWTSHVIVRAEDHNNQQAPLFLQQLRNLIQASPLADDKLWVLGPVPALAPKRGGRYRWQILLQHPSRIRLQHIVSGTLALINTLPDSRKVKWVLDVDPIEG; encoded by the coding sequence ATGCCCGTAGCGCACGTTGCCTTACCCGTTCCGCTTCCACGCACCTTTGACTATCTTCTGCCGGAAGGCATGAACGTCAAGGCCGGGTGTCGCGTGCGCGTGCCGTTTGGCAAGCAGCAGGAGCGTGTCGGGATCGTGGTCTCGGTCAGCGACAAAAGCGAGCTGCCGCTGCATGAACTGAAAGCGATCGTTGACGTGCTGGATGATGAACCGCTCTTTTCGACCTCCGTCTGGCGTCTGCTGATCTGGGCGGCGGATTATTATCATCATCCCATCGGCGATGTGCTGTTCCACGCCCTGCCCATCCTGTTGCGCCAGGGGAAACCCGCTACCAACGCGCCAATGTGGTACTGGTTTGCCACCGAAGAGGGTCAGGCCGTTGATCTCAATAGCCTGAAGCGTTCCCCCAAACAGCAGCGGGCGCTGGCTGCGTTGCGACAGGGAAAAATCTGGCGCGATCGCGTGGCCGATCTCGAATTCAACGATGCCGCGCTTCAGGCGCTGCGTAAAAAAGGCTTGTGCGAACTGGCGAGCGAAACGCCTGGTTTTAGCGACTGGCGCACAAATTACGCGGTCTGCGGCGAACGTCTGCGCCTGAACACCGAACAGGCCACCGCCGTTGGCGCCATTCACAGTGCGTCAGACAGTTTCTCTGCCTGGTTGCTGGCCGGGGTGACGGGGTCAGGTAAAACCGAAGTTTACCTGAGCGTACTGGAAAACGTCCTCGCGCAGGGTAAACAGGCGCTGGTAATGGTGCCGGAAATTGGCCTGACGCCGCAAACCATCGCCCGCTTTCGCGAACGTTTCAACGCGCCGGTGGAAGTACTCCACTCCGCGCTCAACGACAGCGAACGCCTCTCTGCCTGGCTGAAGGCGAAAAACGGCGAAGCGGCGATCGTCATTGGCACCCGATCCTCCTTATTTACACCGTTTAAAAATCTTGGCGTGATCGTGATCGATGAAGAACACGACAGTTCCTATAAACAGCAGGAAGGCTGGCGCTACCATGCCCGCGATCTGGCGGTCTGGCGCGCCCATAGTGAACACATCCCGATTATCCTCGGTTCGGCCACCCCGGCGCTGGAAACGCTGTGCAACGTGCGGCAGAAAAAATACCGCATGCTGCGCCTGACACGCCGGGCCGGAAACGCGCGCCCCGCCACCCAGCACGTACTGGATTTAAAAGGTCAGCAGGTACAGGCTGGTCTGGCGCCGGCGCTGATCGCCCGTATGCGCCAGCATTTACAGGCCGACAACCAGGTGATTTTATTCCTCAATCGCCGGGGCTTTGCGCCTGCGTTGCTTTGCCACGACTGCGGCTGGATTGCAGAGTGTCCGCGTTGCGATCACTATTACACCCTGCACCAGGCGCAACACCACTTGCGCTGTCACCACTGCGACAGTCAGCGCCCGGTGCCGCGTCAGTGCCCCTCCTGCGGCTCCACGCATATGGTGCCGGTCGGGTTAGGCACCGAGCAGCTTGAACAAGCCTTAGCCCCCTTCTTTCCCGGCGTGCCGATTTCCCGCATTGACCGCGACACCACCAGCCGAAAAGGATCGCTTGAGCAGCATCTGGCGGAGGTGCATCGCGGCGGCGCAAGGATTCTGATCGGCACCCAGATGCTGGCGAAAGGCCACCATTTCCCTGATGTGACGCTGGTTGCGCTACTGGATGTGGATGGCGCGTTGTTCTCCGCAGACTTCCGCTCGGCGGAGCGCTTTGCCCAACTTTATACTCAGGTTTCCGGGCGCGCAGGACGCGCAGGCAAACAGGGGGAAGTGGTTTTGCAGACTCATCATCCGGAACATCCGCTGCTGCAAACCCTGTTGCATAAAGGCTATGACGCATTTGCCGAACAGGCGCTGGCCGAACGCCAAACGATGCAACTGCCGCCGTGGACCAGCCACGTCATCGTGCGTGCAGAAGATCATAATAATCAGCAGGCTCCGCTGTTTTTGCAGCAGTTGCGTAATCTGATCCAGGCCAGCCCGCTGGCAGATGACAAGCTCTGGGTGTTAGGCCCCGTTCCGGCGCTGGCGCCGAAGCGCGGCGGACGCTATCGCTGGCAGATTTTATTGCAACATCCGTCACGAATTCGTTTGCAACATATCGTCAGTGGAACGCTCGCGCTCATCAATACCTTACCGGATTCACGCAAGGTGAAATGGGTGCTGGATGTCGATCCTATTGAGGGATAA